A genome region from Erythrolamprus reginae isolate rEryReg1 chromosome 4, rEryReg1.hap1, whole genome shotgun sequence includes the following:
- the CCDC90B gene encoding coiled-coil domain-containing protein 90B, mitochondrial isoform X1, protein MLPVSSRLASLLLRDVQSFSTRFRGFAASASAQSYDMRRVEITPLEQRKLTFDTHRLVRDLEAHGFAKEQAETVVSALMSLSSVSLDTVYKDMVTQAQQEITLQQIMFHLDSIRKDMVILEKSEFANLRAENEKMKIELDQVKQQLMFTDQERKLMEASTEFHKKDSSTNSSLTEVNNKIDAEIAALKTLMESNKLETIRYLAASVFTCLAIALGFYRFWK, encoded by the exons ATGTTGCCCGTGAGTTCAAGGCTTGCGAGTCTGTTGTTGCGAGACGTCCAAAGCTTTTCTACACGGTTCAGAGGT TTTGCTGCTTCCGCCTCCGCGCAGTCCTATGATATGAGGCGAGTCGAAATCACGCCGCTGGAGCAACGGAAACTGACCTTCGACACCCATCGTCTGGTGCGAGATCTGGAAGCCCATG GTTTTGCAAAAGAACAGGCTGAAACGGTTGTCTCGGCATTAATGAGTTTGTCTTCGGTCAGCCTGGACACTGTCTACAAGGATATGGTAACGCAAGCCCAACAG GAAATAACTTTGCAACAGATAATGTTTCACCTGGATTCCATTCGCAAGGATATGGTCATTCTTGAGAAGAGCGAATTTGCCAATTTGAGAGCAGAAAACGAG aAAATGAAAATTGAATTGGATCAAGTTAAACAGCAGTTAATG TTCACAGATCAGGAAAGAAAGCTGATGGAAGCGTCTACAGAATTTCATAAAAAA GATTCCAGCACCAACAGTTCCCTGACAGAAGTCAACAATAAAATAGATGCTGAGATTGCAGCTCTCAAAACACTCATGGAGTCGAATAAGCTGGAAACCATCCGGTACTTAGCAG CTTCTGTTTTCACCTGCCTTGCCATTGCTTTGGGATTTTATCGATTTTGGAAATAA
- the CCDC90B gene encoding coiled-coil domain-containing protein 90B, mitochondrial isoform X2, with protein MRRVEITPLEQRKLTFDTHRLVRDLEAHGFAKEQAETVVSALMSLSSVSLDTVYKDMVTQAQQEITLQQIMFHLDSIRKDMVILEKSEFANLRAENEKMKIELDQVKQQLMNETNQIRAENKLDINLERSRVTDMFTDQERKLMEASTEFHKKDSSTNSSLTEVNNKIDAEIAALKTLMESNKLETIRYLAASVFTCLAIALGFYRFWK; from the exons ATGAGGCGAGTCGAAATCACGCCGCTGGAGCAACGGAAACTGACCTTCGACACCCATCGTCTGGTGCGAGATCTGGAAGCCCATG GTTTTGCAAAAGAACAGGCTGAAACGGTTGTCTCGGCATTAATGAGTTTGTCTTCGGTCAGCCTGGACACTGTCTACAAGGATATGGTAACGCAAGCCCAACAG GAAATAACTTTGCAACAGATAATGTTTCACCTGGATTCCATTCGCAAGGATATGGTCATTCTTGAGAAGAGCGAATTTGCCAATTTGAGAGCAGAAAACGAG aAAATGAAAATTGAATTGGATCAAGTTAAACAGCAGTTAATG aatgAAACTAACCAGATCAGAGCTGAAAACAAGCTGGACATCAACTTGGAGAGGAGCAGAGTGACCGATATG TTCACAGATCAGGAAAGAAAGCTGATGGAAGCGTCTACAGAATTTCATAAAAAA GATTCCAGCACCAACAGTTCCCTGACAGAAGTCAACAATAAAATAGATGCTGAGATTGCAGCTCTCAAAACACTCATGGAGTCGAATAAGCTGGAAACCATCCGGTACTTAGCAG CTTCTGTTTTCACCTGCCTTGCCATTGCTTTGGGATTTTATCGATTTTGGAAATAA